The proteins below are encoded in one region of Flavobacterium nackdongense:
- a CDS encoding acetamidase/formamidase family protein, which yields MKKSILLVVLFIQALVYSQKNIKINFVNDSKDVYHLALICYTPDGKSQTRVSDLKPFEIKSYSFPEKTEIFIANFAQEAFAMKGNDIKQTGVEPNIILTDKENDTSVKLSFLGFKTNTNDYSGIWQFNLGDNDIVQRVELKKKNDLFCGVFFGQNFCGAVIGDVFKFKIADFDYTGKFVSNTKLEGTFIDKEGTVSKWKALKETENQKPKSYFYEPTQFCRNYSSLEKPVLNLVSGDTVSTSTVDASGTDKNSKKVTWGGNPLTGPFYIENSMPGDIIAIKIISVKTNRGWAFSGRNIVENALETSYLSNKKNERIDNSWLIDTKNNYLKMESPSNGLKNYRIPLTPFLGCVGVASSLGTGVSSRDSGNFGGNMEEKTITDGSTLYLPISVQGAYLYFGDGHAAQGDGELTGNAMETSMDIQFSVELVKNKYHIPRVESNDFIKSIGIAATLDQAMKIATTDLTRWLESEFKLKEPEAAMIMGFSVVYEIPDLVGSNISVTAKIDKKVLNSLQNK from the coding sequence ATGAAAAAATCAATACTTTTAGTTGTACTTTTTATTCAAGCCTTGGTATATAGTCAGAAAAATATCAAAATAAACTTTGTAAACGACTCAAAAGACGTTTACCATTTAGCTTTAATTTGTTATACTCCTGACGGTAAAAGTCAAACGAGAGTTAGTGATCTGAAACCCTTTGAAATAAAGAGCTATTCCTTTCCAGAAAAGACTGAAATCTTCATTGCTAATTTTGCGCAAGAAGCTTTTGCTATGAAAGGTAATGATATTAAACAAACAGGTGTTGAGCCCAATATCATTTTAACAGACAAAGAAAATGATACATCTGTAAAACTAAGTTTCCTTGGCTTTAAAACCAATACTAATGATTACTCCGGGATTTGGCAATTCAATTTAGGGGATAATGACATTGTACAGCGTGTTGAATTAAAAAAGAAAAATGATTTGTTTTGCGGCGTTTTTTTTGGACAAAATTTTTGTGGTGCTGTAATTGGGGATGTTTTTAAATTTAAAATTGCCGACTTTGACTACACAGGAAAGTTTGTTTCCAACACTAAACTTGAAGGGACTTTTATAGATAAAGAAGGGACGGTATCAAAATGGAAGGCTCTAAAAGAAACTGAGAACCAGAAGCCTAAATCTTATTTTTATGAGCCAACTCAATTTTGTAGAAACTATTCCTCGTTAGAAAAGCCAGTTCTAAATTTAGTTTCCGGCGACACGGTAAGCACTTCAACTGTCGATGCCAGCGGTACAGATAAAAACTCCAAAAAAGTAACTTGGGGAGGCAATCCTTTAACAGGACCTTTTTACATTGAAAACTCGATGCCAGGTGACATTATTGCCATAAAAATCATTTCTGTAAAAACAAACCGAGGTTGGGCTTTTAGTGGGCGAAATATAGTTGAAAACGCACTAGAAACGAGCTATTTATCAAACAAAAAAAATGAACGAATAGACAATTCTTGGCTAATAGATACAAAAAACAACTATTTAAAAATGGAAAGTCCTTCCAATGGTTTAAAAAACTACAGAATTCCTTTGACACCATTTCTGGGCTGTGTAGGAGTTGCTTCAAGTTTAGGGACAGGTGTTTCATCCAGAGATTCAGGTAATTTTGGTGGAAATATGGAGGAAAAAACGATTACCGACGGCTCAACGCTATATCTACCCATTTCGGTTCAAGGTGCCTATTTGTATTTTGGTGATGGGCATGCTGCTCAAGGGGATGGCGAATTGACTGGAAATGCAATGGAAACTTCAATGGATATTCAATTTAGTGTTGAACTAGTAAAAAATAAATACCATATTCCAAGAGTGGAATCAAATGATTTTATTAAAAGTATTGGCATTGCAGCCACTTTAGACCAAGCGATGAAAATTGCAACAACAGACCTCACGAGGTGGCTAGAGTCAGAATTCAAACTAAAGGAACCAGAAGCGGCAATGATTATGGGATTTTCTGTGGTGTATGAAATCCCAGACTTAGTTGGTTCAAATATTAGTGTAACCGCCAAGATTGATAAAAAAGTATTGAATAGTTTGCAAAATAAATAG
- a CDS encoding ABC transporter permease: MKRFIGFVTKEFYHIFRDKRTMFILFGMPIAQIMLFGFAITNEINNVNIAILDKAKDNETQKIINKISASNYFKINDAITNENQIESVFKKGKVKAVLVFETDFIKNLQTHKQAKVQVITDATDPNMANTIANYVNAILQNYTQEMNKNNKPSHQIQTQTQLYYNPELKSVFNFVPGVMTIILMLVSAMMTSISITREKELGTMEVLLVSPLNPFQVIIGKVFPYVFLSIINATIILLLGFFVFKMPIEGNLFLLAFESILFIITALSLGILISTIANSQQTAMMMSLMGLMLPVIILSGFIFPISSMPMPLQIISNIIPAKWFIIIIKAILLKGATVSVIWKETLILIGMTAFFLAVSVKKYKIRLE; this comes from the coding sequence ATGAAAAGATTCATCGGTTTTGTAACAAAAGAATTCTATCACATTTTTCGTGACAAACGAACTATGTTCATCCTTTTTGGGATGCCCATTGCACAGATAATGCTGTTTGGTTTCGCGATTACCAACGAAATCAACAACGTGAATATTGCTATTTTGGACAAGGCGAAAGACAATGAAACCCAGAAAATAATCAATAAAATCAGTGCTTCTAACTATTTTAAAATCAATGATGCCATTACCAATGAAAACCAAATTGAAAGCGTTTTCAAAAAAGGAAAGGTAAAAGCCGTTTTGGTATTCGAAACCGATTTTATCAAAAATCTGCAAACCCACAAACAAGCCAAAGTACAAGTAATTACGGATGCCACCGACCCGAATATGGCCAACACGATTGCCAATTATGTCAATGCCATTTTGCAGAATTACACCCAGGAAATGAATAAAAACAACAAGCCGAGTCACCAAATACAAACGCAAACCCAACTCTATTACAACCCCGAATTGAAGAGTGTTTTTAACTTTGTGCCAGGAGTGATGACTATTATTTTGATGCTCGTTTCGGCGATGATGACTTCTATTTCTATTACTAGGGAAAAGGAATTGGGAACGATGGAAGTGCTTTTGGTCTCGCCTTTAAACCCCTTTCAAGTCATCATTGGTAAAGTCTTTCCGTATGTATTTTTGTCCATCATCAATGCCACGATTATCTTGCTGTTGGGCTTTTTTGTGTTCAAAATGCCTATAGAAGGCAATCTTTTTTTATTGGCGTTCGAAAGCATTTTATTTATTATTACAGCTCTTTCTTTAGGGATTTTAATTTCGACTATTGCCAATTCGCAGCAAACCGCAATGATGATGTCACTAATGGGATTGATGCTGCCTGTAATTATACTTTCGGGTTTTATTTTCCCTATTTCGAGTATGCCAATGCCGTTGCAAATCATAAGTAATATTATTCCTGCCAAGTGGTTTATCATCATCATCAAAGCGATATTGCTCAAAGGAGCAACAGTAAGCGTAATATGGAAAGAAACACTGATTCTTATAGGAATGACGGCGTTTTTTCTTGCGGTAAGTGTCAAGAAATATAAGATAAGATTGGAGTAA
- a CDS encoding ABC transporter permease — protein MKTILFIIQKEFKQIFRNKAMLPIIFVLPLVQLLILSNAASFEIKNIKFSYVDNDHSVASRELISKFEASKYFNIIKSFSSKKEADLQMQTGKVDVILEIPNHFERDLITENNTNLSVSINAIDGAAAGVESVYISQIINGFNQKIQTQLYQYNDASYVQTVNIVTIPSFWYNNTLNYKTFMVPGILVLLVTMLTLFLSSMNIVREKEMGTLEQINVTPIRKYQFIIGKLFPFWVLGLVILTVGLTIAKVIFSVPILGSIGLIYFFTSIYLLVILGIGLIISNYSDTQQQAMFVAWFFTVIFILMSGLFTPIESMPQWAQNITLFNPIRYFVEIIRMVMLKGATFSDISRPFIMIACYAIVLNGIAVWSYRKVN, from the coding sequence ATGAAAACAATTTTATTCATCATCCAAAAGGAGTTCAAGCAAATCTTTAGAAATAAAGCAATGCTTCCTATTATTTTTGTTTTGCCCTTGGTGCAATTGCTTATTCTATCGAATGCGGCGAGTTTTGAAATCAAGAACATCAAGTTTTCTTATGTTGACAACGATCATTCGGTAGCTTCAAGAGAATTAATTTCGAAATTTGAAGCGTCCAAATATTTCAACATCATCAAAAGTTTTTCATCCAAAAAAGAAGCCGATTTACAGATGCAAACCGGAAAAGTGGATGTCATTCTCGAGATTCCCAATCATTTTGAACGGGATTTAATTACCGAAAATAACACGAATTTATCAGTCAGCATCAACGCCATCGATGGTGCGGCGGCAGGAGTGGAGAGTGTGTATATTTCTCAAATCATCAACGGTTTTAACCAAAAAATCCAAACGCAATTGTACCAATACAATGATGCTTCTTATGTTCAGACGGTGAATATTGTCACGATTCCATCGTTTTGGTACAACAATACGCTGAACTATAAGACTTTTATGGTTCCGGGAATCTTGGTTTTGCTAGTCACGATGTTGACGCTTTTTCTGTCTTCGATGAATATTGTACGCGAAAAAGAAATGGGTACTTTGGAACAAATCAACGTGACGCCCATTCGAAAATATCAGTTTATTATTGGAAAATTGTTTCCGTTTTGGGTTTTGGGATTGGTGATTTTGACCGTAGGATTAACTATTGCCAAAGTCATTTTCAGCGTTCCTATTTTAGGAAGTATTGGTTTGATTTACTTTTTTACTTCGATATATTTGTTGGTCATTCTCGGCATAGGATTAATCATTTCTAACTATTCCGACACACAGCAACAAGCGATGTTTGTGGCCTGGTTTTTTACCGTTATTTTCATCTTAATGAGCGGATTATTTACCCCCATCGAAAGTATGCCTCAATGGGCACAAAATATAACTTTGTTCAATCCCATCCGCTATTTTGTAGAAATTATTCGGATGGTGATGCTCAAAGGTGCTACGTTTTCAGATATTTCGAGACCGTTTATTATGATTGCTTGTTATGCGATTGTATTGAATGGAATAGCGGTTTGGAGCTATAGAAAAGTGAATTGA
- a CDS encoding ABC transporter ATP-binding protein yields the protein MNKEKIIAVQNLTKQFGNFTAVKSISFEVYKGEIFGFLGANGAGKTTAMKMLIGISKPTSGEALVAGFDVKTNTEMVKRSIGYMSQKFSMYDDLTLKENITFFGGIYGLSRNQIKEKTAKLVQELGLEELIDKLVGSLPLGWKQKLSFSVALLHEPKIVFLDEPTGGVDPITRRQFWEMIYAEANKGTTIFVTTHYMDEAEYCDRVSIMVEGSIEALDTPKNLKAKYNVNSMNEVFLKLARNVEAP from the coding sequence ATGAACAAAGAAAAAATCATAGCAGTTCAAAATTTAACCAAGCAATTTGGCAACTTTACTGCAGTCAAAAGCATTTCTTTTGAGGTCTATAAAGGTGAGATTTTTGGGTTTCTGGGTGCTAATGGTGCCGGAAAAACTACGGCTATGAAAATGCTTATCGGGATTTCGAAACCTACTTCTGGAGAAGCTTTGGTAGCCGGTTTTGACGTGAAAACCAATACCGAAATGGTCAAACGAAGCATTGGTTATATGAGTCAAAAGTTTTCGATGTATGACGATTTAACGCTAAAAGAAAATATTACTTTTTTTGGTGGAATATATGGATTGAGCAGGAATCAAATCAAGGAAAAAACAGCAAAATTAGTTCAAGAATTAGGGCTTGAAGAATTGATTGATAAACTAGTGGGTTCCTTGCCTTTGGGTTGGAAACAGAAATTATCTTTCTCCGTGGCATTGTTGCACGAACCTAAAATTGTCTTTCTCGACGAACCAACAGGAGGCGTTGATCCCATTACAAGAAGGCAATTTTGGGAAATGATTTATGCCGAAGCCAATAAAGGAACCACCATTTTCGTGACCACGCATTATATGGACGAAGCCGAATATTGTGACCGAGTTTCGATTATGGTCGAAGGAAGTATTGAAGCTCTCGACACGCCTAAAAACTTGAAAGCAAAATACAATGTGAACTCAATGAACGAAGTGTTCTTGAAATTAGCGAGAAATGTTGAAGCCCCCTAA
- a CDS encoding porin, which translates to MKNYFFYFALLLTSLFSFGQKQPQESIIKMPPIIPDSKITILKEVDVLFNTRMGFDNCFVDGDLMSSQFAVNQLRFEIKGKIHDKVYFRFRNRYTKIPDPTTIDNLSRAVDLAYLNIELTPKTKLTLGKMIGDWGGYELLINPIEILSYNVINDKSDNFQVGAAFTYSLEDRKNTFNFQVLNARTKTFQEQYGTTAPPGIVATKTPLSIVANWKGHLFDSKLETTYSAARFIDAENCNRNYLALGNKFKTGKLTLYYDFQYSNEDLDQKCVVSNIIKKQHPYAAQEVTYIDNWIRAEYKIQPKVDVLLTLMANNSYWNGNPDPNKSDCLATSYGIIPTMEYTPFSDLNLKFYVGYIAKKYNYSSYAQTQFNAVDYSSGQLSFGIIAPLLVL; encoded by the coding sequence ATGAAGAACTATTTTTTCTATTTTGCCTTGCTGTTAACGTCGCTGTTCTCCTTTGGACAAAAGCAACCACAAGAATCTATCATCAAAATGCCTCCTATAATTCCAGATTCAAAAATTACAATTCTGAAAGAGGTCGATGTACTTTTCAATACTCGAATGGGTTTTGATAATTGTTTTGTGGATGGCGATTTGATGAGTTCTCAATTTGCAGTAAATCAACTTCGCTTTGAAATTAAGGGAAAAATTCACGATAAAGTATATTTTAGATTCCGGAACCGTTATACCAAAATCCCTGATCCTACTACGATTGATAATCTGAGTCGCGCTGTTGATTTGGCTTATTTGAATATAGAACTGACACCTAAAACCAAATTGACTCTGGGAAAAATGATTGGAGATTGGGGTGGTTATGAACTTTTGATCAATCCCATTGAGATATTATCGTATAATGTTATCAATGATAAATCAGATAATTTTCAGGTGGGTGCTGCTTTCACCTATTCATTGGAGGACCGTAAAAACACATTTAATTTTCAAGTTTTAAATGCAAGAACAAAAACTTTTCAGGAGCAATATGGTACAACGGCACCTCCCGGAATTGTAGCCACAAAAACGCCTTTGAGTATCGTAGCCAACTGGAAAGGCCATCTTTTTGATTCCAAACTGGAAACAACTTACAGTGCTGCTCGATTTATAGATGCCGAAAATTGCAACCGAAATTATCTGGCTTTGGGTAATAAATTCAAGACTGGAAAACTGACCTTGTACTATGATTTTCAATACAGTAACGAAGATTTAGACCAAAAATGTGTGGTATCGAACATCATCAAAAAACAACATCCTTATGCCGCTCAGGAGGTAACTTATATCGACAATTGGATTCGGGCCGAATATAAAATTCAACCCAAGGTAGATGTACTGCTGACTTTAATGGCCAATAATTCGTATTGGAATGGAAATCCAGATCCAAACAAAAGCGACTGTTTAGCAACTTCATACGGTATAATTCCAACAATGGAATACACGCCCTTTTCTGATTTAAATCTGAAGTTTTATGTAGGTTATATTGCTAAAAAATACAATTATTCTTCCTATGCCCAAACTCAATTCAACGCTGTGGATTATTCCAGCGGACAACTAAGCTTTGGTATAATTGCTCCGCTACTTGTACTTTAA
- a CDS encoding ABC transporter ATP-binding protein, with product MSIIIQNISKSYNKIKAVEGISFEVKEGELFGLIGPDGAGKTTIFRILTTLLLANEGSATVAGFDVVKEYKAIRNSVGYMPGKFSLYQDLSVEENLTFFATIFGTTISANYDLIKDIYVQIEPFKTRRAGALSGGMKQKLALCCALIHKPKVLFLDEPTTGVDPVSRKEFWEMLKRLQQTGITILVSTPYMDEAALCDRIALIQKGKILKIDSPENIIKKYDKTIYDIRTENMHQLILDLKDYPSQYSVYAFGEFIHYIDKNTDFNSKDLAEYLIDKKHQEITIQPATTTIEDVFMDL from the coding sequence ATGAGTATAATTATCCAAAACATCTCCAAATCCTACAACAAAATCAAAGCGGTTGAAGGCATTTCTTTTGAAGTAAAAGAAGGAGAATTATTTGGACTAATTGGCCCTGACGGAGCAGGAAAAACAACGATTTTCAGGATTTTGACGACACTTTTATTGGCCAATGAAGGCTCGGCAACGGTGGCTGGTTTTGATGTAGTCAAAGAGTATAAAGCCATTCGAAATTCGGTGGGGTATATGCCAGGGAAATTTTCTTTGTATCAAGATTTATCAGTGGAGGAAAATTTGACTTTTTTCGCGACGATTTTTGGAACAACGATTTCAGCAAATTACGATTTAATCAAGGATATTTATGTTCAAATCGAGCCTTTCAAAACCAGAAGGGCAGGAGCACTTTCGGGTGGAATGAAGCAAAAATTGGCCTTGTGTTGCGCCTTGATTCATAAACCCAAAGTCTTGTTTCTCGACGAACCGACAACAGGAGTAGATCCCGTTTCGAGAAAAGAATTTTGGGAAATGCTCAAGAGATTGCAGCAAACAGGCATCACCATTTTGGTTTCTACACCCTATATGGACGAAGCGGCTTTATGTGACCGAATCGCTTTGATCCAAAAAGGGAAAATCCTGAAAATAGACAGTCCCGAAAACATCATCAAGAAATACGACAAAACAATTTATGACATTCGAACCGAAAATATGCACCAACTGATTCTGGATTTGAAGGATTATCCGAGTCAATATAGCGTTTATGCTTTTGGGGAATTCATTCATTATATTGATAAAAACACCGATTTCAATAGTAAGGATTTAGCAGAATATTTAATAGACAAAAAACATCAAGAAATAACGATACAACCTGCAACCACAACAATTGAGGACGTTTTTATGGATTTGTAA
- a CDS encoding RMD1 family protein, with product MEIQLEALQIAELFNIKKFRSEFRAEAFSGSTSEVFYALTETNRFLYVFDYGVVVFANFDPISKSEFIQFIKNYATKIVDLDLSEQYKINTDEHLNKILVKNDFVTVAKIDSSLLRIVMLNIGQSVALEYYEVLTDELITSSKHYILELEHHGKLSISKINLLKYIGKVLNVKNSIVDNLYILDDPNLVWDNEELNLLNKQLKVNFDINTRFKDLDYRLQIVENNLTLFTDVLNVRESSRLEWIVIILIAIEIIIAIFFH from the coding sequence ATGGAAATTCAACTCGAAGCCTTACAAATTGCCGAATTATTTAATATCAAGAAATTTCGCTCCGAGTTTCGTGCCGAAGCCTTTTCTGGCTCCACTTCTGAGGTTTTTTATGCGCTCACAGAAACCAATCGCTTTTTGTATGTATTCGATTATGGCGTTGTAGTTTTCGCTAATTTTGATCCTATATCTAAAAGTGAATTTATTCAATTCATAAAAAATTATGCAACCAAAATTGTTGATTTGGATTTATCCGAACAGTACAAAATCAATACAGACGAGCATTTAAACAAGATTTTGGTTAAAAACGATTTTGTTACCGTTGCGAAAATAGATTCGTCACTGTTACGAATTGTGATGCTCAATATCGGACAATCGGTAGCTTTAGAATATTACGAAGTCTTGACAGACGAACTCATTACTTCATCAAAACACTATATTTTAGAATTGGAACATCACGGAAAATTGAGTATTTCTAAAATAAATTTACTTAAATATATTGGCAAAGTATTGAATGTAAAAAACAGTATTGTTGATAATTTATACATCTTAGATGACCCCAATTTAGTTTGGGATAACGAAGAATTGAACCTGTTGAACAAGCAACTCAAGGTTAATTTTGACATCAATACCCGTTTCAAAGACTTGGATTACCGCCTTCAAATTGTCGAAAATAATTTGACTCTTTTTACCGATGTGCTCAACGTTCGAGAAAGTTCGCGACTAGAATGGATTGTTATCATTTTGATTGCGATTGAAATTATTATCGCTATCTTTTTTCATTAA
- a CDS encoding HlyD family secretion protein: MKKAITFLILASLFSCNKNNDKADGYGNFEATEVTISAEANGKIEYLKLEEGDILEPKTQVGLIDTTQLYFNKQQLLASKSTVYSKSTNVLSQINVLQEQLKTTLIEKKRIQNMFAENAATKRQVDEIDGKVNVIEEQIKSVQTQNAPIVNEVKSIDVQIEKINDQIQKSKIVNPIKGTVLSKYAEPNEVTAFGKPIYKIADISEMTLRVYVSETQLSSIKVGQNVSVKIDSDKEMKSYPGTISWIASSAEFTPKVVQTKEERVNLVYAVKVKVKNDGSLKIGMPAEMWIKE; this comes from the coding sequence ATGAAAAAAGCAATCACATTCCTGATACTTGCAAGTTTATTTTCCTGCAATAAAAACAACGACAAAGCCGATGGTTATGGGAATTTTGAAGCCACTGAGGTTACGATTTCGGCGGAAGCCAATGGAAAAATCGAATATTTAAAACTCGAAGAAGGGGATATTTTGGAACCTAAAACACAAGTTGGTCTAATAGATACAACCCAATTGTATTTCAACAAACAACAATTGTTAGCATCTAAAAGTACCGTATATTCCAAATCGACCAACGTTTTGTCGCAAATCAACGTCTTGCAGGAACAACTCAAAACTACTTTAATCGAGAAAAAAAGAATCCAAAATATGTTTGCCGAAAATGCTGCCACCAAACGCCAAGTGGATGAAATTGACGGGAAAGTGAACGTTATTGAAGAACAAATAAAAAGCGTACAAACCCAGAATGCGCCTATTGTGAACGAAGTAAAATCCATCGATGTTCAAATTGAAAAAATCAACGACCAAATCCAGAAAAGCAAAATCGTTAATCCGATAAAAGGAACAGTTTTATCCAAATACGCTGAACCCAACGAAGTGACTGCTTTCGGAAAACCCATTTATAAAATCGCCGATATTTCGGAAATGACTTTGCGGGTTTATGTCAGCGAAACCCAATTGTCGAGCATCAAAGTGGGGCAAAATGTGAGTGTAAAAATTGATTCTGACAAGGAAATGAAATCCTATCCAGGAACAATTTCTTGGATTGCTTCCTCGGCTGAATTCACTCCAAAAGTTGTTCAAACCAAGGAAGAAAGGGTAAACTTGGTTTATGCCGTGAAAGTGAAAGTAAAAAATGACGGCAGCTTAAAAATAGGAATGCCAGCCGAAATGTGGATTAAAGAATGA
- a CDS encoding carbonic anhydrase: MKKSLLYGLLISVFISCTQTKTNDESKFSPLQKLQEGNKRFAAGKPVHPDETLERLRELKKGQHPFAIVVSCSDSRVPAELVFDQGLGDIFSIRTAGNVMGDYELGSIEYAVEHLDCKLVVVMGHKDCGAIKAFIKSEGHYEHFDHIKKIIEYIESEQEEKNLESHLELHLDKAIDANIEHGLTYLKGSEPILKAFYDSKKVKIIGALYDIETGKVTFDTNTKI, encoded by the coding sequence ATGAAAAAAAGTCTACTCTATGGATTGTTGATTAGCGTGTTCATTTCTTGTACTCAAACGAAAACTAACGATGAATCCAAATTCTCTCCACTACAAAAACTCCAAGAAGGAAATAAACGATTTGCCGCCGGAAAACCCGTTCATCCCGATGAAACACTAGAGAGATTGCGTGAACTGAAAAAAGGACAACATCCGTTTGCCATTGTGGTCAGTTGCTCCGATTCACGCGTGCCTGCCGAATTGGTTTTTGACCAAGGATTGGGCGATATTTTCTCGATTCGCACCGCAGGAAATGTGATGGGAGACTATGAATTAGGAAGTATTGAGTATGCTGTCGAACATTTAGACTGCAAGTTGGTTGTGGTGATGGGACATAAAGATTGCGGCGCCATAAAAGCATTCATCAAATCTGAAGGACATTACGAGCATTTCGATCACATCAAAAAAATAATTGAATACATCGAAAGCGAACAAGAAGAAAAAAATCTGGAAAGCCATCTCGAGTTACATCTCGATAAAGCTATTGATGCCAATATTGAACACGGTCTAACTTATTTGAAAGGATCTGAACCAATTTTGAAAGCGTTCTACGATTCAAAAAAAGTCAAAATTATTGGGGCTTTGTACGATATTGAAACCGGAAAAGTGACTTTCGATACAAACACCAAAATTTAA